One genomic window of Bacteroidales bacterium includes the following:
- a CDS encoding polysaccharide deacetylase family protein gives MDKSKLYVFTSPLRRLIPFSLLVKISRQKMLFPFWHAVAPVPPPHIRHLYPVPSPEQFRRDVEWLLRYFKPVDLSGAIRYITREASPEKPVMHVTIDDGFRESFDFIAPILKDLGVPATFFISPAFVGNRDLSYRCKASLVYHQLLRPNLPECIPSGITRAFMKKGLPVPDFRKAVLEIPYRHREMLDHLGLVAGISFEEYLREQKPYMDDEQIRWLQAEGFHIGAHSIDHPWYPDLAPGEQLRQTLESVDFVRNMYGELFPVFAFPFTDHFLPLEFYQNLHSVPSAPPVTFGTSGIKKDMAPRSAQRIGMEKPFVNAPGIIFSEYLYFLFKALMGKNILRRADKY, from the coding sequence ATGGACAAAAGTAAACTATACGTATTTACAAGTCCCTTAAGGAGACTAATCCCTTTTTCCCTGCTGGTGAAAATCAGCCGGCAGAAAATGCTCTTTCCCTTCTGGCATGCCGTAGCACCTGTGCCACCCCCGCACATCAGGCACTTGTATCCTGTTCCGTCGCCCGAACAATTCCGCCGGGATGTGGAATGGCTTTTACGGTATTTTAAGCCTGTTGATCTTTCCGGAGCAATTCGCTATATAACCAGGGAGGCTTCCCCTGAGAAGCCTGTAATGCATGTTACCATTGACGACGGGTTCCGGGAGTCTTTTGATTTTATTGCCCCGATATTAAAAGATCTGGGTGTTCCGGCCACCTTTTTTATATCGCCTGCTTTTGTCGGTAATCGTGATCTATCATACCGCTGTAAGGCATCGCTGGTTTATCATCAGCTTCTCAGGCCCAATTTGCCCGAATGCATTCCGTCGGGCATCACCCGGGCATTCATGAAAAAAGGGCTTCCTGTTCCCGATTTCAGGAAAGCTGTTCTGGAAATTCCTTACCGGCACAGGGAAATGCTCGATCATCTCGGCCTTGTGGCGGGTATCAGTTTTGAAGAGTATCTTCGGGAGCAGAAACCCTATATGGATGATGAGCAGATCCGGTGGTTGCAGGCAGAAGGATTTCATATCGGAGCCCATAGCATTGACCATCCCTGGTATCCTGACCTGGCTCCCGGTGAACAGCTGCGGCAAACCCTGGAAAGTGTTGATTTTGTGAGAAATATGTATGGAGAACTGTTCCCGGTTTTTGCTTTTCCGTTTACCGATCATTTCCTTCCTCTGGAGTTCTACCAAAACCTTCATTCAGTGCCCAGCGCTCCGCCGGTGACATTTGGTACTTCAGGTATTAAAAAAGATATGGCTCCCCGGTCTGCCCAGCGGATTGGAATGGAGAAGCCTTTCGTTAACGCCCCCGGAATCATTTTTTCTGAGTACCTTTACTTTTTGTTCAAAGCCCTGATGGGAAAAAATATTCTCAGGAGGGCTGATAAATACTGA
- a CDS encoding amino acid adenylation domain-containing protein — protein MDFLQKFSESVRRWPQKDAFCIGKDLYSYEDFASCISAVRSVLKKEAGKSRQKIVAVLAWDDIYSYASAYAIWLEGKTFLPLSPRNPATRNNEILRQTGAELVLSAGPVPRTILSATHIQMIDVKGLKSKGIHIEPAERDPDDLMYILFTSGSTGKPKGVQITYSNFNAFVKAFLDIGYSFTENDKFLQIYDLTFDASLHCYIVPLSLGASVYTVPWNEVKYMYALRLLQNHGLTFAKLPPSTIAFLRPYFPSIRLEKLRYCLFGGEPLDRDLVTEWRQCVPNAVVQNVYGPTEATVNCLEYKIPSDPGEIKHFNGIVAIGKPFGKNRAFVAGKNRNALDLEQKGELCVGGPQISPGYWKDDEKTTQVFFELSSGKKKERWYATGDIVLTDRDGDYLFCGRSDGQVQVQGFRVELGEIEYHTRTYLRTQAVALAKENYLGTQQIHLFVEKCDDPVALREFLSRKLPDYMVPSEIIPVEQFPVSVSGKIDRRKLYEMI, from the coding sequence ATGGATTTTCTTCAGAAGTTCAGTGAATCAGTCCGGCGCTGGCCTCAAAAAGATGCTTTCTGCATCGGGAAAGATCTGTATTCCTATGAGGATTTTGCCTCCTGCATTTCCGCAGTCCGGTCTGTTTTGAAAAAAGAAGCAGGCAAAAGCCGACAGAAAATCGTGGCGGTGCTTGCATGGGATGATATTTACAGCTATGCTTCTGCTTATGCCATCTGGCTTGAAGGAAAAACCTTTCTGCCTCTGAGTCCGAGAAATCCTGCCACCAGGAATAACGAAATTTTACGGCAAACCGGCGCTGAGCTTGTTTTGTCGGCTGGTCCTGTGCCACGTACCATTTTGTCTGCGACCCACATTCAAATGATTGATGTAAAGGGATTGAAATCAAAAGGAATCCATATTGAGCCAGCAGAAAGAGATCCTGATGACCTGATGTACATTCTGTTTACATCAGGAAGTACAGGAAAGCCAAAGGGGGTGCAGATTACCTATTCCAATTTCAATGCTTTTGTTAAAGCTTTTCTGGATATTGGTTATTCGTTTACCGAAAACGACAAATTCCTTCAGATTTACGACCTTACATTCGATGCATCGTTGCATTGCTATATTGTTCCGCTTTCCCTTGGGGCATCGGTTTATACGGTACCGTGGAATGAGGTAAAATATATGTATGCCCTCCGCCTGCTTCAGAATCACGGGCTGACTTTTGCCAAGTTGCCTCCCTCAACCATTGCTTTTCTGCGTCCTTATTTCCCTTCGATTCGTCTTGAAAAACTGCGTTACTGCCTTTTCGGAGGTGAACCTCTTGACAGGGATCTTGTAACCGAATGGAGGCAATGTGTTCCGAATGCCGTGGTGCAGAATGTGTACGGCCCTACCGAAGCCACTGTCAATTGTCTTGAATACAAAATTCCTTCTGATCCCGGGGAAATAAAGCATTTTAACGGTATTGTCGCAATCGGGAAACCCTTTGGAAAAAACCGGGCTTTTGTAGCGGGGAAGAACAGAAATGCCCTGGACCTGGAACAGAAGGGGGAATTGTGCGTAGGAGGTCCCCAGATAAGCCCCGGATACTGGAAAGATGATGAAAAAACCACCCAGGTCTTTTTTGAACTTTCTTCGGGCAAAAAAAAGGAACGATGGTATGCTACCGGCGACATTGTTCTGACTGACAGGGATGGTGATTATCTTTTTTGCGGGCGTTCCGACGGGCAGGTGCAGGTGCAGGGATTCCGGGTTGAACTGGGTGAAATTGAATACCATACACGAACGTATTTGCGAACCCAGGCTGTGGCTCTGGCCAAGGAAAATTACCTGGGAACCCAGCAGATACATCTGTTTGTTGAAAAATGCGACGATCCGGTCGCCCTCAGGGAATTTCTGAGCCGGAAATTGCCCGATTACATGGTGCCATCAGAAATTATCCCGGTTGAACAGTTTCCGGTCAGCGTAAGCGGAAAAATCGACCGGAGAAAGCTGTATGAAATGATATGA